Proteins from a genomic interval of Clostridium sp. 'deep sea':
- the rlmD gene encoding 23S rRNA (uracil(1939)-C(5))-methyltransferase RlmD yields the protein MKKQIPVNINEKYTVIIDSLSHSAEGVARYDGFTIFVPNAIPGDEVEVTIISTKKNYARALITKIIKPSSNRISAKCEVYENCGGCQLQHLKYQEQLTLKQKLVKETLTRVGGLDDISVAPVTGMNDPWQCRNKSSFPVGGQTGDVTMGFYQNRTHNIIDITNCAIQHPLIDKALVIIKEQLNQLNIAPYNEESHKGIIRHVVVRVAPGTKEILVVLVATKDIGQPFRQLATNISQEMSDIKGVMLNINNKRTNVIMSDVEILLFGRKYIMDKLLGKTFIISAKSFYQVNAVQTPVLYQQAISKANLQGNEIVVDAYCGTGTIGLMLAEKAQKIIGVEIVPAAIKDAKFNAKLNGITNAKFYVGKAEQKIPKLVEKGLEPDIVVVDPPRKGCGEALLQAICEAEVKKIVYVSCNPSTLARDLKYLIEHGYEVEGEVGVVDMFPHSGHVESVVGLVRD from the coding sequence ATGAAAAAACAAATACCTGTAAACATTAATGAAAAATACACAGTAATAATAGATAGCTTAAGCCATAGCGCTGAAGGAGTAGCACGGTATGATGGATTCACAATATTTGTACCCAATGCCATACCAGGTGATGAGGTAGAGGTAACAATAATCTCAACCAAAAAGAACTATGCCCGAGCCCTTATCACTAAAATAATAAAACCCTCGTCTAATCGTATTTCTGCAAAATGTGAGGTGTACGAAAACTGTGGAGGATGTCAATTACAGCATTTAAAATATCAAGAACAATTAACCCTAAAACAAAAACTTGTTAAAGAAACACTTACAAGAGTGGGTGGTTTAGATGATATTTCTGTTGCTCCAGTTACAGGTATGAATGACCCTTGGCAATGTAGAAATAAATCTAGTTTTCCAGTAGGTGGACAAACTGGTGATGTTACCATGGGTTTCTACCAAAATCGTACTCATAACATTATAGATATTACTAATTGTGCTATACAACATCCCTTAATAGATAAAGCCTTAGTTATAATAAAAGAGCAGTTAAATCAGCTCAACATAGCACCCTATAATGAAGAAAGCCATAAAGGTATAATTCGTCATGTTGTAGTTAGAGTTGCTCCAGGCACCAAAGAAATATTGGTAGTATTAGTAGCAACAAAAGATATAGGGCAACCATTTCGACAATTAGCAACAAACATTTCCCAGGAAATGTCGGATATTAAGGGCGTAATGTTAAATATTAATAATAAACGCACAAATGTAATTATGAGTGATGTAGAAATATTACTTTTCGGAAGAAAGTATATTATGGATAAATTGTTAGGCAAAACATTTATAATTTCTGCTAAATCCTTTTACCAAGTAAACGCTGTACAAACCCCAGTTTTATATCAACAGGCTATTAGTAAAGCTAATTTACAAGGTAATGAAATAGTCGTAGACGCCTACTGTGGAACAGGCACAATTGGTTTAATGTTAGCCGAAAAAGCCCAAAAAATAATAGGTGTAGAAATAGTTCCAGCAGCTATTAAAGACGCAAAATTCAACGCAAAACTTAACGGCATAACTAATGCTAAATTTTATGTAGGAAAAGCCGAGCAAAAAATACCTAAACTAGTTGAAAAAGGACTAGAGCCAGATATAGTAGTAGTAGACCCTCCACGTAAAGGCTGTGGTGAAGCACTACTACAGGCTATCTGTGAAGCAGAAGTTAAAAAAATAGTCTATGTCTCTTGTAATCCCTCTACCTTAGCTCGAGATTTAAAATATTTAATTGAGCACGGCTATGAGGTTGAGGGCGAGGTTGGAGTTGTTGATATGTTTCCACATTCGGGGCATGTTGAGAGTGTTGTGGGGTTGGTTAGGGATTAA
- a CDS encoding MATE family efflux transporter, which produces MRIVNSKTKIMGEAKVSTALLKFGLPATIGLLVTALYNFVDAIFVGGLGTSAMGAASISFPISMVIIGLGLTLGSGVASYISRLLGKKNIEQASKAASTAFFSSLLLGTIVIVPSIIFLEPLLKLFGATATILPYAKDYAYIFISGSILNVINVTMNNIIRAEGAAKTSMKALVLGSVLNIILDPIFIYTFNFGIKGAAIATVISQAASTLLLFKYFASPKSIVKISLKNFTATKIILGQILKVGTPDLVFQLLSSASMGLINTAAAPYGDAAVASMGIVNRIFAIGSFIIFGFFKGFQPLAGYNYGAKNYSRLKEIKNTALKWTTILCFLVALVQIVFAKQIVAMFSNDTQVIELGIKALRAYSIMFPLFGYQTLYKTLFLSMGKAKEGGILSISRQGIFFIPIVFLLPRLIGLNGIIFSQAIADLLTVIFTWLLSIKLNKYLTQQIEPSLTASSLD; this is translated from the coding sequence ATGAGAATAGTGAATAGCAAAACTAAAATTATGGGTGAAGCTAAGGTATCTACAGCACTGTTAAAGTTTGGATTGCCAGCAACTATAGGATTGCTTGTTACCGCTTTATACAACTTTGTAGATGCTATTTTTGTGGGTGGTTTAGGAACAAGTGCAATGGGTGCAGCTTCAATATCGTTTCCTATATCAATGGTTATTATAGGGTTAGGATTAACACTGGGTAGTGGAGTAGCTTCATATATTTCAAGATTGTTAGGTAAAAAAAACATTGAGCAAGCTAGTAAAGCTGCGTCTACTGCATTTTTTAGTAGCTTATTATTAGGCACAATAGTCATTGTGCCGTCAATAATATTTTTAGAGCCATTATTAAAGCTTTTTGGTGCTACTGCAACAATACTTCCTTATGCAAAGGATTATGCTTATATCTTTATAAGTGGATCAATATTAAATGTTATTAATGTAACTATGAACAATATAATAAGAGCTGAAGGGGCAGCCAAAACAAGTATGAAAGCCTTAGTACTAGGTTCGGTTCTTAATATTATTTTGGATCCAATATTCATTTATACCTTTAATTTTGGGATTAAAGGTGCAGCAATTGCAACGGTTATTTCACAGGCTGCCAGTACTTTATTACTATTTAAGTACTTTGCAAGCCCCAAAAGCATTGTAAAAATTTCATTAAAGAATTTTACTGCTACTAAAATAATCTTAGGGCAAATTTTAAAAGTTGGTACACCCGATTTAGTATTTCAGTTATTATCAAGTGCTTCAATGGGGTTAATTAATACTGCAGCTGCTCCCTATGGTGATGCAGCAGTAGCCTCAATGGGAATAGTTAATAGAATCTTTGCAATTGGTAGCTTTATAATATTTGGTTTCTTTAAAGGATTTCAGCCCCTTGCTGGTTATAACTATGGTGCAAAGAACTATAGTAGATTAAAAGAAATAAAAAATACTGCTCTAAAATGGACAACCATATTGTGTTTTTTGGTGGCACTTGTTCAAATTGTATTTGCCAAACAAATAGTAGCAATGTTTAGTAACGACACTCAAGTAATTGAGTTAGGTATCAAAGCTTTAAGAGCGTATAGTATTATGTTTCCATTGTTTGGATACCAAACCCTTTACAAAACGTTATTCTTATCTATGGGCAAAGCCAAAGAGGGCGGTATTCTTAGTATAAGTAGACAAGGAATATTTTTTATACCTATTGTATTCCTTTTACCAAGATTAATTGGTCTTAACGGCATTATATTTTCACAAGCAATAGCAGATCTATTAACAGTAATATTTACTTGGCTACTATCTATTAAATTAAATAAATACCTTACACAACAAATAGAACCTAGCTTAACTGCAAGTAGTTTAGATTAG
- a CDS encoding HD domain-containing protein, with protein MNSDMKHKKILEIVQHRLSCSAHNLDHVLRVYNLCLLLAKYESTVDLEVLIPSALLHDIARVEESQDKSGKIDHAVLGSVIAEDILKNLEYEEDKIEKIKHCVVAHRYRTGNEPKTIEAKILFDSDKLDIIGATGIARTFMLAGQFGQKLTINQSLNDYLKNNTVDNGRLKDVSKHTPFIEYEIKFKKIPEKLYTEKAKEIGRERLKFMEEYFNRLNLEIEGVK; from the coding sequence ATGAATAGTGACATGAAACATAAAAAAATTTTAGAAATTGTTCAACACAGATTAAGTTGTTCCGCACATAATTTAGACCATGTACTTAGGGTTTATAATCTTTGTTTATTACTCGCAAAATATGAATCTACTGTTGATTTAGAAGTGCTTATTCCTTCTGCATTATTGCATGATATTGCGAGGGTTGAAGAGAGTCAAGATAAATCGGGAAAAATTGACCATGCTGTTTTAGGTAGTGTAATTGCAGAGGATATATTAAAAAATTTAGAGTATGAAGAAGATAAAATTGAGAAGATAAAGCACTGTGTTGTAGCACATAGATATAGAACTGGAAATGAACCTAAAACAATAGAAGCAAAAATACTTTTTGATTCGGATAAACTTGATATTATCGGTGCAACTGGAATTGCTCGTACTTTTATGTTAGCGGGGCAATTTGGACAAAAACTAACAATAAATCAGTCACTTAATGATTATTTAAAAAACAATACTGTTGATAACGGAAGATTAAAAGACGTTTCTAAGCATACACCTTTTATTGAATATGAAATAAAGTTTAAAAAAATACCTGAAAAATTATACACAGAGAAAGCAAAAGAGATTGGTAGAGAAAGACTTAAATTTATGGAAGAATATTTTAATAGATTAAATTTAGAAATAGAAGGTGTCAAATAA
- a CDS encoding CopG family transcriptional regulator: MEKRKRGRPTNSPKNKTIKFRIDEDTEHKLIYCSEELKISKSQILREGVTRIYDDLTKK; the protein is encoded by the coding sequence GTGGAGAAAAGAAAACGTGGTCGTCCTACTAATTCGCCTAAAAACAAAACTATTAAGTTTAGAATTGATGAAGATACAGAGCATAAGCTTATTTATTGTAGTGAAGAGTTGAAGATTAGTAAATCTCAAATACTTAGAGAAGGTGTAACTAGAATATACGATGACCTAACAAAAAAATAA
- a CDS encoding sugar ABC transporter permease — MNNNSKVKELLRALLYLFPALLIILVFHIYPVVKTLDMSFYTKFNYYKNIVFERGLDNYQYLINDSEFWIALKNTLMFVIGVVPLSIALSLIIALLLSKNSVMNKILRSVYFIPFVTSTVAISAVWRWIFHSEFGILNYLIGLVGFDKVKWLTDPKWALVSLIILCVWKGLGYNIVILLGGLKNIDQQYNNAALIDGASWWKRMIHITIPLLSPSIFFVSIMTMISSFKVFDEVYILFDKMPGPLNSCMTMVYYIYDKFANKYMYGIAAAAVYILFAIVLIFTLFQMYLGKKKVHY; from the coding sequence ATGAATAATAATAGTAAAGTAAAAGAATTATTACGGGCACTACTTTATTTATTCCCCGCATTACTAATTATTCTTGTATTTCATATTTATCCGGTTGTTAAGACTTTAGATATGAGTTTTTATACTAAGTTTAATTACTACAAGAATATTGTATTCGAACGTGGGCTTGACAACTATCAATATCTTATTAATGATAGTGAGTTCTGGATAGCTTTAAAAAATACTCTTATGTTTGTAATAGGAGTTGTACCTTTGTCGATAGCATTATCTCTAATTATTGCTTTGCTTTTGAGCAAAAACAGTGTTATGAATAAAATTTTAAGAAGTGTTTACTTTATACCTTTTGTAACATCAACAGTTGCAATATCTGCAGTTTGGAGATGGATATTTCACTCAGAGTTTGGTATTTTAAATTATCTTATTGGCTTAGTAGGATTTGATAAGGTTAAATGGCTTACTGATCCTAAGTGGGCTCTTGTTAGTCTTATAATACTTTGTGTATGGAAAGGACTAGGATATAACATAGTCATTCTTTTGGGTGGTCTGAAAAACATTGATCAGCAATATAACAATGCAGCCCTTATTGATGGAGCAAGTTGGTGGAAGCGAATGATTCATATAACTATACCATTGTTATCACCATCAATTTTTTTCGTATCAATTATGACTATGATTAGTTCGTTTAAGGTTTTTGATGAAGTATATATTCTTTTTGACAAGATGCCGGGGCCGCTAAATTCATGTATGACTATGGTTTATTATATATATGATAAATTTGCAAACAAATATATGTATGGAATCGCAGCAGCGGCAGTATATATATTATTTGCCATAGTATTAATTTTTACACTTTTTCAAATGTATCTTGGTAAAAAGAAGGTCCATTATTAG
- a CDS encoding AAA family ATPase produces MSKIRINGIQVKNYRSFGDIKSIIFPDDNYKKPISIVGYNNSGKTNLLNAILYGITAKHINKNTFTIDDFHNRDYSRIPYIVTGISSSKETKENGKFANLAGYHYLIIKLDGSEIESAKIESYNSKKEINYTAYGASKYYKIFYINFHEIKNEMNTKKTSWGNLSSFLAKHIKYIVDTDQEMISKKNDFQEEIKKSTKNILKDSLLKSFIDKVQTNYSKNLRNNNCNIDFSLPAYEDIFLDMIFKIGLNGDTENLIPISHFGDGYISMFVMAIIQAIAETSKDDKCLFLFEEPESFLHENHQEYFYKTVLCGLSENGHQVIYTTHSDKMIDIFDTKGLIRLEFDEGKRQTEVTYNNAKGNFDDLHEKDEFLNEINDFNNYIKIIKPSLNKIIFSRKVLLVEGPNDIMVYNHIIQSKVLSITKDKKYAETYLNFNNISIIPHYGKITALVLIRLCKHLGIDYFVVNDLDFSNNIINKLNFKTEEELKASNFYINKIEELEEYNNKGAKRSPTTNKGMITTNWKLINEAGKDNIHFNIPKLEDVIGYESNDKNSVGVWNTINKLTSFGIEIFPKNLENFLELDNIKINEPNDKK; encoded by the coding sequence ATGAGTAAAATAAGAATCAATGGTATTCAAGTAAAAAATTATAGATCTTTTGGAGATATAAAAAGTATTATTTTCCCAGATGACAATTATAAAAAACCAATTTCCATTGTAGGATATAATAACTCTGGTAAAACGAACTTACTTAATGCAATATTATATGGGATAACAGCTAAACATATAAATAAAAATACATTCACAATAGATGATTTTCACAATAGAGATTATAGTAGAATACCTTACATAGTAACTGGAATAAGTAGTAGTAAAGAAACAAAAGAAAACGGTAAATTTGCTAATTTAGCTGGTTATCATTATCTTATAATAAAACTTGATGGTAGTGAAATTGAAAGTGCTAAAATAGAATCATATAATTCAAAAAAAGAAATTAACTATACAGCTTATGGAGCATCAAAATATTACAAAATATTCTACATCAATTTTCATGAAATTAAAAATGAAATGAATACTAAGAAAACTAGTTGGGGTAATCTCAGTTCATTCCTAGCAAAACATATTAAGTATATAGTAGATACAGATCAAGAAATGATAAGCAAGAAAAATGACTTTCAAGAAGAAATTAAAAAATCAACAAAGAACATCCTGAAAGACTCTTTACTAAAATCCTTTATTGACAAAGTTCAAACTAATTATTCAAAAAATCTTAGAAACAATAATTGTAATATTGATTTTAGTCTACCTGCTTATGAGGATATCTTCCTAGATATGATCTTTAAAATAGGACTAAATGGAGACACTGAAAATTTGATACCTATAAGTCACTTTGGAGATGGATATATTTCAATGTTTGTAATGGCTATTATACAAGCTATTGCAGAAACAAGTAAAGACGATAAATGTCTCTTTCTCTTTGAAGAACCAGAGAGTTTTCTTCATGAAAATCATCAAGAGTACTTCTATAAAACAGTCCTTTGTGGTTTATCTGAAAATGGACACCAAGTTATTTATACAACCCATTCAGATAAGATGATTGATATATTTGATACAAAAGGCCTTATTCGACTTGAGTTTGATGAGGGAAAAAGGCAAACTGAGGTTACTTATAATAATGCAAAGGGCAATTTTGATGATCTTCATGAAAAAGATGAGTTTCTTAATGAAATAAATGACTTCAATAATTATATAAAGATTATTAAACCAAGTTTAAATAAAATCATTTTCAGTAGAAAAGTGTTATTAGTAGAAGGACCTAATGATATTATGGTGTACAATCATATAATCCAGAGCAAAGTATTGTCTATTACAAAAGATAAAAAATACGCTGAAACGTATTTAAACTTTAATAATATATCTATAATACCTCATTACGGGAAAATAACAGCTTTAGTGCTTATTAGACTTTGTAAACACTTAGGTATAGACTACTTTGTAGTTAATGACCTAGATTTTAGTAATAATATTATTAATAAATTAAATTTCAAAACAGAAGAAGAATTAAAAGCAAGTAATTTTTATATTAATAAAATTGAGGAACTAGAAGAATACAATAATAAAGGTGCTAAACGTAGTCCAACGACTAATAAAGGTATGATTACAACTAACTGGAAGCTTATAAATGAAGCAGGCAAGGATAATATTCATTTCAATATTCCAAAGTTAGAAGATGTGATTGGTTATGAGTCAAATGATAAAAACAGTGTAGGTGTATGGAATACTATCAATAAACTAACTAGTTTCGGTATTGAGATCTTTCCTAAAAATTTAGAAAATTTTCTCGAGCTTGATAACATTAAGATTAACGAACCTAATGATAAAAAATAG
- a CDS encoding ABC transporter ATP-binding protein, translated as MHIAINNLSVHFKNVKAVDKLSVNIAEGQLVSILGPSGCGKSTTLFAIAGLYRVTAGEISFRGNVVNSISADKRGIGMVFQDYGLYPHMTVKKNIEFPLKMKKMNKSIINEKVMDIAKLVRVDDLLDRKPSQLSGGQKQRVAIARALVKEPEILLLDEPLSNLDADLRIELRREIRRIQKTLGITTLFVTHDQEEAVSISDKIILMKDGKLQQFGTVEDIYYKPKNLFVAKFLGNPKINIFDVNVKEQNVTFKDVETINYRDESITKDGNYVAGIRPENIRVSTYEGHGVCATLSEYERRGRDYLLHVDIAGNCFRCYYNGENKIKIGQKLKLDFDISKMKYFKHDTGLKVT; from the coding sequence ATGCATATAGCTATTAATAATCTATCTGTTCATTTTAAAAATGTTAAAGCTGTAGATAAATTAAGTGTAAATATAGCTGAGGGGCAGCTTGTGAGTATTCTTGGACCTAGTGGTTGTGGCAAGAGTACTACCCTATTTGCTATTGCAGGACTATATAGAGTTACTGCCGGTGAAATATCATTTAGAGGCAACGTTGTAAATAGTATTTCAGCAGACAAAAGAGGTATTGGTATGGTATTTCAGGATTATGGACTATATCCCCATATGACTGTAAAGAAGAACATTGAATTTCCTCTAAAAATGAAAAAAATGAATAAAAGTATAATTAATGAAAAAGTAATGGATATAGCAAAACTTGTTAGGGTAGATGACTTGCTAGACAGAAAGCCAAGTCAACTTTCTGGTGGGCAAAAGCAGAGAGTTGCCATTGCCAGGGCTCTGGTTAAAGAGCCAGAAATATTACTTTTAGATGAGCCTTTGTCTAATTTAGATGCAGATCTTAGGATTGAATTGAGACGTGAAATTAGACGTATTCAAAAAACTTTAGGAATTACTACTTTGTTTGTAACCCATGATCAGGAAGAGGCTGTTAGCATATCCGATAAGATTATCTTGATGAAAGACGGAAAACTACAGCAGTTTGGAACTGTTGAAGATATATACTATAAACCAAAAAATTTATTTGTGGCAAAATTCTTAGGCAATCCTAAGATAAATATTTTTGATGTAAATGTTAAAGAGCAAAATGTTACTTTTAAAGATGTAGAAACTATTAATTATAGAGATGAAAGTATAACAAAAGATGGAAATTACGTAGCTGGTATTAGACCTGAAAACATAAGGGTTTCAACATATGAAGGGCATGGAGTATGTGCTACTTTATCTGAATATGAAAGACGAGGAAGAGATTATTTACTTCATGTGGACATAGCTGGTAACTGCTTTAGATGTTATTACAACGGAGAAAATAAAATAAAAATAGGACAGAAGCTAAAGTTAGATTTTGATATTTCGAAAATGAAATATTTTAAACATGATACTGGATTGAAGGTAACTTAA
- a CDS encoding carbohydrate ABC transporter permease: MKFCRKNNEQNSILGKVLILIGAVITLFPFIWMISTSLKTGQQVYEMPPKLITTTPQFSNYLEVLKRVPFEKYFWNSVFVSLMVTIGTLVTSILAAFAFSRIKFFGRDVIFSIFLATMMVPGEVLVIPNYVTLAKLGWINTRLALIAPWMVSVFAIFLMRQYFLGIPESYYYSAKIDGCNDFTYLWRIMVPLAKPAILTIALLKVIYSWNEFLWPLLVTNTPEMRTLPVGLAVFSTEAGTLYHLLMAAAAMIILPILILYFALSKHIINGAVKSGIKG, from the coding sequence ATGAAGTTTTGTCGTAAAAATAATGAACAAAATAGTATTTTAGGTAAAGTACTGATTTTGATTGGTGCAGTTATTACTTTATTTCCATTTATATGGATGATAAGTACTTCTCTAAAAACTGGTCAACAAGTATATGAAATGCCACCTAAACTAATCACTACAACTCCGCAATTCTCAAACTATTTGGAGGTTTTAAAAAGAGTTCCCTTTGAAAAGTATTTTTGGAATAGTGTGTTTGTATCACTTATGGTTACTATTGGGACCTTAGTGACTTCAATTCTGGCAGCTTTTGCTTTTTCAAGAATAAAGTTTTTCGGAAGAGATGTTATTTTTTCAATATTTTTAGCAACTATGATGGTTCCAGGCGAGGTGCTGGTAATACCAAATTATGTTACCTTAGCAAAACTAGGCTGGATAAATACAAGACTTGCCCTTATTGCACCGTGGATGGTAAGTGTTTTTGCTATTTTTCTTATGAGGCAATATTTCTTAGGAATTCCTGAGTCTTATTATTATTCAGCAAAAATAGATGGGTGTAATGACTTTACTTATCTATGGAGAATTATGGTTCCTTTGGCTAAGCCAGCAATTCTTACTATTGCACTTTTAAAGGTTATATATAGTTGGAATGAATTTTTATGGCCGCTTTTAGTGACAAATACTCCTGAAATGAGAACACTTCCAGTAGGATTAGCTGTGTTCTCTACTGAAGCAGGTACTTTATATCATCTTCTTATGGCAGCAGCAGCTATGATAATTTTGCCAATATTGATTCTGTATTTTGCACTCAGCAAACATATCATAAACGGAGCTGTAAAGAGTGGTATTAAGGGATAA
- a CDS encoding ABC transporter substrate-binding protein, with protein sequence MKATKKLIVLISVLCMMVCMSACTGNTSAPEVKPLEIEFWHALTGGNEEALTSIVNNFNSENEDVNVKLVYQGHYKELFQKLDGAAQADQLPELTMIFPNRMTAYIMNGFAEDLTNYINNPEIGFTKEDIADIPSVFMKGIWDGKTYTLPCNKSAYELFYNENMLAEKDIEVPTTWKELRDASKKLTVDTDKDGVNDIVGLALNRSAGIDFSFWVEQAGGHLLSEDESTLLFNSDAGIEAFNFVSGMANDGILKIVNEDKYAYAPFARKEAAMIITSTSKVPALQDAIGDSDLKWNAAELPSHKNKAVLFTGTDMAMFNTHTDEEKLAAWKFMKYFMSKEQTVKWGMNSGYLPLRYSALDSEAFKEFMKENPSKAVAVKSFEYGFRDPKVLNGYSIHSNMQKALEEVLQGVKTSKEALDDAKDQARKELDEAKKNFGK encoded by the coding sequence ATGAAAGCAACTAAAAAACTAATTGTATTAATTTCTGTACTATGCATGATGGTATGTATGTCTGCATGTACTGGAAATACAAGTGCTCCAGAAGTAAAACCATTAGAAATCGAATTTTGGCATGCATTAACTGGAGGAAATGAAGAAGCTCTTACATCAATAGTAAATAATTTTAACTCTGAGAATGAAGATGTAAATGTTAAACTAGTTTACCAAGGTCATTACAAAGAATTATTCCAAAAACTAGATGGTGCAGCTCAGGCTGATCAATTACCAGAGTTAACAATGATTTTTCCAAATAGAATGACTGCCTATATAATGAATGGCTTTGCGGAGGATCTTACTAATTACATTAATAATCCAGAAATTGGATTTACAAAAGAGGATATAGCTGACATCCCTTCAGTATTTATGAAAGGTATTTGGGATGGTAAAACATATACACTACCATGTAATAAAAGTGCCTATGAATTATTCTACAATGAAAATATGTTAGCAGAAAAAGATATTGAAGTACCAACTACTTGGAAAGAATTAAGAGATGCTTCTAAAAAATTAACAGTAGATACTGATAAAGATGGAGTTAATGATATAGTTGGACTTGCTCTTAATAGATCTGCAGGTATCGATTTTAGTTTTTGGGTTGAACAAGCAGGTGGACACTTATTAAGTGAAGATGAGTCAACATTATTATTTAACTCAGATGCTGGTATTGAGGCTTTTAACTTTGTATCTGGTATGGCTAACGATGGTATACTTAAAATTGTAAATGAAGATAAATATGCTTACGCACCGTTTGCAAGAAAAGAAGCTGCTATGATAATTACTTCTACATCAAAAGTTCCAGCTTTACAAGACGCAATTGGAGATAGTGATTTAAAATGGAATGCAGCAGAACTTCCCTCACATAAGAATAAAGCGGTATTATTTACAGGAACTGATATGGCAATGTTCAATACCCACACTGATGAAGAAAAACTAGCAGCATGGAAGTTTATGAAATACTTCATGAGCAAGGAGCAAACTGTGAAGTGGGGTATGAACTCAGGATATTTACCTTTAAGATATTCTGCTCTTGATTCAGAGGCTTTCAAAGAATTCATGAAAGAAAATCCCAGTAAGGCTGTAGCTGTAAAAAGCTTTGAATATGGATTTAGAGATCCTAAAGTATTAAACGGATATTCAATTCATAGCAATATGCAAAAGGCTTTAGAAGAAGTTTTACAAGGAGTAAAAACAAGTAAAGAAGCACTAGATGATGCCAAAGATCAAGCCAGAAAAGAACTTGATGAAGCAAAGAAAAACTTTGGAAAATAG
- a CDS encoding CD3072 family TudS-related putative desulfidase yields the protein MNDNRIIIISHCVFNELSKVRSEVKKEYDSVGNLINRLIEEKVGFIQLPCPETYCYGLKRWGHTVEQFDNPYYRETCEKLFDTTLNMIKNHIAVGDKIVCLAGIAGSPSCGVESTCSSDLWGGELGSKKDIAKTISDVSRVQGKGVFIDVIQSILDENNIKIPMIEYNRKELGKFEEDIFKLLNVEDN from the coding sequence ATGAATGATAATAGGATAATTATAATTTCTCACTGTGTTTTTAATGAATTATCTAAGGTTAGGTCTGAAGTGAAAAAAGAATACGATAGTGTGGGAAACTTAATTAATAGATTAATCGAAGAAAAGGTAGGATTCATACAGCTTCCGTGTCCTGAAACTTATTGTTATGGACTAAAGCGTTGGGGTCATACTGTAGAGCAGTTTGATAATCCTTATTATCGTGAGACTTGTGAAAAGCTTTTTGATACAACATTAAATATGATAAAGAACCACATTGCTGTGGGTGATAAAATAGTATGTTTAGCAGGTATTGCAGGTAGTCCTTCTTGTGGAGTAGAGAGTACGTGTAGTAGTGACTTATGGGGAGGGGAACTTGGCAGTAAGAAAGATATAGCCAAAACTATATCCGATGTTAGCAGAGTTCAAGGAAAAGGTGTTTTTATAGATGTCATCCAGAGCATACTTGATGAAAATAATATTAAAATCCCCATGATTGAATATAATAGAAAAGAATTAGGCAAATTTGAAGAAGACATTTTTAAATTATTAAATGTAGAGGATAATTAA